The segment CCTGCTGAAAGCCCATACCCTTGTTTTTGCACAGATCGGAAAGCTTTTGGTTAAGCGCGGCATCACGGAACCCGAAACGGGTCATGGATGCAGCACGGCCAAAGAAATTGACGATGGCAAAATGGCGGCGAATGATATCGGATTTGTGGGAAAACACATCGGCAACATCGCGCAGGCCGTTATATTCCGAAATCAGCTTGTTCTCATGGCAGGCAAAATAAAGCGCGCTATGCGTACCCAGAATATCGGCCAGAATGGATGTCCCGCTACGACCCGTTCCACCGACAAAAACCGGCGCATTGAATTTCACATCGTTTTGCGCATCCGACACGTTCACATTCTCCCCGATATCGCTGATCATCCTGAAATTTCCGGACCACACTATGTCTTGCGGCTCCGCTTTGACAAGCATCTTGCAATTCCGTTCAAGAATACCGGATCAAAACGCGCTTAACTGGGCTGATCAGGTCAAACCAGAAACGGAACCATGCCATTATGATCAGCCCCGAATATCTTCTGACTTCGCTTGTTGTCGTTCTGCTGCCCGGCACCGGGGTGATCTATACCCTTGCCATTGGCCTTGGGCGCGGCATGAGGGCGAGCATCTGGGCAGCCTTTGGCTGCACGCTCGGCATCCTGCCCGCCATGGGCGCAAGCATCCTTGGCCTTGCGGCCCTGCTGCATACCAGTGCGCTTGCCTTTGAAACCCTGCGCTATCTTGGCGTGGCGTGGCTGCTTTACATGGCGTGGGGCATGTGGCGCGGCACGGGTGCGATGAAAGTCACCGCCAAATCCGATCCGGTCCATGCCGTCAAAATCATCCGCGACGCCATCCTGATCAACGCGCTCAACCCGAAACTGTCCCTGTTCTTCCTGGCCTTCCTGCCGCAATTCATCACCCCGAATGCCGGCGGAACCACCACCCAGATGACCCTGCTCGGCCTGACCTTCATGGCACTCACCTTCGCGGTTTTCATCGTCTATGGTTTGTTTGCCAGTGCACTTCGAAGCCACGTCATCGAACGGCCAAGGATCATGAACTGGCTGGGGAAAAGTTTTGCGGGGGTGTTTGTTCTGCTGGGGGCAAAGCTCATGGTCGCAAACCGGTAGCATAGGAAGTAGTGAAAGCACACCATTCTGTGATTCACTTGCTCCTTAAGCTTCTTCCAAGCAAGTGAGGAATAAGTTCGCAAGAACGGCAATTGTTTTGATGTCCGCAACTAGGTTTGCGTGGAAAACAGCAGGCTCAGCTTCTTCCTCAAACGAGTGCATAATGCAGGGTACAAAATAGTGCATTTCTTCATACTGCTGCTTCAAGCGCACATGCAATTCTAAATCGCCATTTCGAAGCGCTTCGTTTGCTTGCTTAGCAAGCTGATTATATTGTTCGGTGTCCCGAACACAGTAAGGCGGAATGTACAAAGGGATTCGGTGTACTAACGCGTCACGCCACTCAGTAATGTGAGTAAACCAATCTCTAAATTCGACAATCTGGTCTCGAAATCTTTGTGGTAAGTCACGCCACAGATCACGACAATCTCTGGAGAGCTTTACTTCCCTCGTTCTAAATGTGCTACCATCTCGATGTTTTAAATTACGCTCATTAATCCAAATCCAAGCTAAATTATCCAGACAACCGATTATATTGGAAATACTTGCTTGGATGTGGATAGTTGCTTCCTTGACATCACCCCTTGGCGGTATGTCGTCAATATCGGGAGGAAGCAATTCATAAACGCGGTCCACAGCATGATCTAGGGTTTCCAGCCGCCGACAAAGTCCATGATGAGCGTGTTCACGGGCCTCGCGAGTTGCAAACTCATGCAGAATAAAACGTTCTTTGCATGCATTTAGATGCTCTCTGGCTTCAACAAACCCTTCAATCAACTGATCAATATGCTCTTGCGTAAAATACATTTTAAAGACCACCCTACCCCATCACGTCCCACCTCAGCCAACAAAGAGCCGGTGTTACTATGACACGCAGAATAACATTGGACACAAACCCAAGTTAGGTACTGTTGTGATCTAGTGGAAACTTATTCTGCCACATCGGTTGGGAGAACAATGCGAAAGCCTGAGCCCGTATCACATCCGCCGTTTCGGTGCTTCAGTTATTCGGACCACAGCATCGCGAATGTCGAAGCAATTTTGACAAGACGGGCTAAAGAGCACGACAGCGCCTTGTCCGGCAACAATAGTCGCCCCCGATCCACCTGCCGATGACACAGGATGATCGCACCAGTGACGATTGACGAACGCATCATGGCGCACTTCACGCCGTCGGTGACTGGCCTTCCGACATTTCCGAACGCAATCATCGGCCCCGTAGTCAAGTCAAGCCGGATGATCCCGGGTATTGCCTCGCCCCGGATCACCTCGCTCCGATCAGCCTGCTCTCACCCAAAGGGCACATCTCTCCCGTCATGATTCACACCAATTTTCCGCAAATTCTCCACGGGCTCATCACCCGGACGCACCACCGCCGTAATGACTTTTCCACGCGCTATTGATGCCCATTTGGCGATGTCGCCGCCGTCCTTTCGACCTGTCAGATCGTTGCACTGTCATCGTCATACTCCTGTCTTTGGCCCAAAACGCAAAAACCCGCGAAAGCGAATCACGCTTTGCGGGTTTTGGGTCCGGGTGCATTTCTCCCGTTGACTTTGTCTTTATGCCACAAACAAAAGAACAAATCAAGAACAATCTTTAGGAAACTTGCAAAAAATCCGAATCCCTTAAAAAGATGTTATTTTTCAAAACCCTATGCTGCCTCTACTCCGCCGCATCCGAGCTTTGCCGGTTCAATGCACGTGTCATCAATGCGCGCAGTTTCGCCGGGCGGAGCGGCTTGTTCAGCAGTGCGAATCGCTGGGCGCGGATCAGCTCCGCCGTATCGGTACTGCGATCCGCCGTAATCACCACGCCGGGAATATCAAAACCGTGTTGGTCCCGCAGCCTGATCAGGACATCAAGCCCGGTTTCGCCGGAACTCAGGTGATAGTCGGCAAGGATGATATCGGGGGCAAAAACAGGTTCGAATCCCTCCTTGTCCGCCACTACTTTCTGCGGAACCAGAAGCTTCTCAGCATCAATCCCTGACCGCGCAGTCGCCACCACGCAATTCCAGTTTTCCAGCATGGCGCGCATGCCATCCAGGATATCGGGTTCGTTATCGATGCAAAGGACGCGCAAACCGCCCAGTTCGCCTGCCATCCGGCGGCGCGGTTTGGGCATTGCGGCCTCGTCAACAATGCCAATCGGCACATCGACCGAGAAAACCGTCCCCCGCCCCGGGCGCGACCGCACCGAAACCGTATGATCCAGCGACCGGCCAAGGCGATCGACAATCGCAAGGCCAAGGCCAAGCCCCTTCACATCGGTGGTTTCCGGGCCCTCAAGGCGATGGAATTCGCGGAAGATGATTTTAAGCTTGTCCTCGGGGATTCCCGGCCCGCTATCCCAGACCTCGATCCTGATCTTGTCCCCCCGCATCCGGCATCCGACCACCGCCCCGCCATGGCGGGTATAGCGCAGCGCGTTGGAAATAAAGTTTTGCAGGATGCGGCGCAAAAGCCGGCTGTCGCTTTTAACCCAGACATCACGCGGATGAACCGCAAACCGAAGCCCGGCCTTTTCCGCGACGGGTGTAAATTCGGTCTTGAGCGCATTAAGCACATCCGAAACCCGGAAATCACGGATGGTGGGTTGCATGGCCCCGGCATCAAGTTTGCAGATATCCAGAAGCTCGTTGAGCAGTTCCTCAACCCCCTTAAGCGACAGATCAACCTTGTTGACCAGATCATGGATATCGTCGCGAAGCTCCTTGCCCCCCAGCGCCACGGTGAACAGGCGCGCGGCATTAAGCGGCTGCAAAAGGTCATGGCTGGCCGCGGCAAAGAACCGGGTTTTGGTATCGTTCGCGGTTTCGGCCTGTTCCTTGGCAACGGAAAGTTCCGAGTTCAGTTCCTCAAGCGCGTGGGTACGTTCGGTTACTCGGGCCTCAAGCCCCTCGTTGGCATCCTTAAGCGCGCGTTCGGCATTCCGGCGTTCGGTGATGTCGTGATAGATACAGAAATAACCAAGCACTTCGCCGGTTTCGTCAAAGTGCGGGATATATGTCCCCTCGGCATAGCGGGCTTCGCGTTCGCTGCCATCACTCGCCCCCCAGCCTTCCTTGGGGGCGGGAAAATCGATCTCGAAGCTCTGGCGATAGCCTTCCAGTACCGCGCGGATCATCGGCTCCAGCCGGACATAACGCTCCTCGCCCACCGCTTCGCGCACCGCCATGCCATGCGCCTCGATCCGGCGGATGCCAAACATCCGCTCATACGGGCGGTTCGTAAAACGCAGCCGCTGGTTTTTGTCTGCATAGGCGATCATGACCGGGATGTTATCGGTATAGATACGAATATTGCGCTCGCTTTCGCGCAATGCCTCTTCGGTCCGGACACGGGCGGTGATGTCGGCAATGGTCGCAACAAACCCGCCATCGGGCATCGGGTTGGTCCGCATTTCAAGCACCATGCCATCCGCCCGCTTGCGCTCATAGGTATGGGGCAATCTGCGCATCTGAGGGGCGGCATTGCGGCCCAGAAGGATATCGATATCGACCGCACGCGCACCATTGTCGCGGCAGATATCCACAAGTTCCGATAATGGCAACGTGACCTGAATGTCGCTTGCAGTAATGCCCAGCAGATCAATAAAGCGATGGTTCCATGTCGCCAGACGCAAATTCTGGTCAAACACCCCAACCCCTTGCGAAATGTTTTCAAGCGTGTTGAGCAAAAGGTCCCGGTTGAATTTGATCGCCTCGGACGCTTCATCCAGAAGCTCCATCGCATCGCGCCGCGATACGGCCTTATCGGGCAGCAGAAGCGCCATCACCACGCGCGACGACGCCGCCCCGACCGCGCCCGATAATAGATGTTCGGTAAAATTCGCCGCATCAAAATCGGCAATGTCGGATCGTTTGCTGTCATCCCCGCGCTGCTTGAGGTAAGTGCGAAACGCACGTTGCGCCCAGTGCTTGCCAAGGAAGCGCGCGGCAAGGTCTTCAAGATCGCCAAGGGTCACGCGGCCGGGCCATGTGTCATTGCGCGCCTTGGTATCCTTGCGATAGATATCGACAAAAAGCTGGGCCTGGCGGCGCTGGGTGACACCCTGCACACCAATCGCCGATCCGACAAACATCAGGACGAAATTAACCCCAAGCGACCAGACAACCCCATGGGTCAGATGATCCTCGATCCCGACGCCGAGCAACGCCTGCGGGCGCAGGATACCAATGCCAAGCGGCCCGTCCGTCAGGATCGACATCGGCAACAGGCCGCTTTGGATAAAGCTTGGCAGAAGCAGGGTATAGGTCCACAGCACAAAACCGGAA is part of the Thalassospira lucentensis genome and harbors:
- a CDS encoding LysE family translocator, whose product is MISPEYLLTSLVVVLLPGTGVIYTLAIGLGRGMRASIWAAFGCTLGILPAMGASILGLAALLHTSALAFETLRYLGVAWLLYMAWGMWRGTGAMKVTAKSDPVHAVKIIRDAILINALNPKLSLFFLAFLPQFITPNAGGTTTQMTLLGLTFMALTFAVFIVYGLFASALRSHVIERPRIMNWLGKSFAGVFVLLGAKLMVANR
- a CDS encoding NahK/ErcS family hybrid sensor histidine kinase/response regulator; protein product: MLQGGLIFIVAMAYIGLLFAIAHYGDKYAEKWRASRLKPSIYALSMAVYCTSWTFFGSVGTASTRGWAFLPIYIGPIIMMVVGFGVMTKIATVCREQNITSIADFLGSRYGKSQSSAALVAIIAVIGVLAYIALQLKAVSLSFDVLIGEVGEQIVRHSAADFSKDTAFYVTILMAVFAILFGVRYIHASEHHDGLILAVAFESLVKLVALLFVGLFVVYGLFDGFGDMQIRAAANPDITEMFKPDAWLTSHFFISTLLALFAIFCLPRQFHVTFVENDDSRNLKSARWLFPGYLIAINIFVVPIAIAGILLFGGDPAVNPDTFVLTLPLLGGENWLAVFAFVGGLSASTGMVIVSCVAVSTMVCNDLVMPLLLRSQKLQGRFAGDVSQVLLKVRRAAIIAILFLAYGFYRFLSEKYALADIGLLSFAAVAQFGPAVLAAIYLKSINRTGVRIGLISGFVLWTYTLLLPSFIQSGLLPMSILTDGPLGIGILRPQALLGVGIEDHLTHGVVWSLGVNFVLMFVGSAIGVQGVTQRRQAQLFVDIYRKDTKARNDTWPGRVTLGDLEDLAARFLGKHWAQRAFRTYLKQRGDDSKRSDIADFDAANFTEHLLSGAVGAASSRVVMALLLPDKAVSRRDAMELLDEASEAIKFNRDLLLNTLENISQGVGVFDQNLRLATWNHRFIDLLGITASDIQVTLPLSELVDICRDNGARAVDIDILLGRNAAPQMRRLPHTYERKRADGMVLEMRTNPMPDGGFVATIADITARVRTEEALRESERNIRIYTDNIPVMIAYADKNQRLRFTNRPYERMFGIRRIEAHGMAVREAVGEERYVRLEPMIRAVLEGYRQSFEIDFPAPKEGWGASDGSEREARYAEGTYIPHFDETGEVLGYFCIYHDITERRNAERALKDANEGLEARVTERTHALEELNSELSVAKEQAETANDTKTRFFAAASHDLLQPLNAARLFTVALGGKELRDDIHDLVNKVDLSLKGVEELLNELLDICKLDAGAMQPTIRDFRVSDVLNALKTEFTPVAEKAGLRFAVHPRDVWVKSDSRLLRRILQNFISNALRYTRHGGAVVGCRMRGDKIRIEVWDSGPGIPEDKLKIIFREFHRLEGPETTDVKGLGLGLAIVDRLGRSLDHTVSVRSRPGRGTVFSVDVPIGIVDEAAMPKPRRRMAGELGGLRVLCIDNEPDILDGMRAMLENWNCVVATARSGIDAEKLLVPQKVVADKEGFEPVFAPDIILADYHLSSGETGLDVLIRLRDQHGFDIPGVVITADRSTDTAELIRAQRFALLNKPLRPAKLRALMTRALNRQSSDAAE